A region of Plantactinospora sp. BC1 DNA encodes the following proteins:
- a CDS encoding Rieske (2Fe-2S) protein: protein MSDELTGPGTQTRRALLAGAGAVGVSVVLAACGTGDDDALDGTGSSPSAGGAPAPSGSASAPADGGGAAALAKKSEIPVGGGKIFADQQVVVTQPTEGEFKAFSSICTHQQCPVTGVDGGTINCSCHFSKFSVADGSVKGGPATKPLAEKKVTVDGDNIVLA, encoded by the coding sequence ATGAGTGACGAACTGACCGGGCCGGGCACGCAGACCCGACGGGCGCTGTTGGCGGGCGCGGGTGCGGTGGGCGTTTCCGTGGTGTTGGCCGCGTGCGGCACCGGTGACGACGACGCGCTCGACGGCACCGGAAGCAGCCCGTCGGCCGGCGGCGCTCCGGCTCCCAGCGGTTCGGCGAGCGCTCCGGCCGACGGTGGCGGTGCCGCCGCGCTGGCCAAGAAGAGCGAGATCCCGGTCGGCGGCGGCAAGATCTTCGCTGACCAGCAGGTCGTGGTCACCCAGCCGACCGAGGGCGAGTTCAAGGCCTTCAGCTCGATCTGCACCCACCAGCAGTGCCCGGTGACCGGGGTCGACGGGGGCACGATCAACTGTAGTTGCCACTTCAGCAAGTTCTCCGTGGCCGACGGTTCGGTCAAGGGCGGCCCGGCCACCAAGCCGCTGGCCGAGAAGAAGGTCACCGTCGACGGGGACAACATCGTCCTGGCCTGA
- a CDS encoding HNH endonuclease, which produces MDVLVINADLGPLHRVSLRHAVRMLVRRVAEVHEAVPDRLIGVYPVPTVVRLVRYVVTRWRFSSGPAWSRPGVLARDGRRCGYCGAPASTVDHILPRSRGGRNTWTNTVACCDGCNQRKADRTPAEAGMVLRSAATVPGWAALTRR; this is translated from the coding sequence GTGGACGTCCTGGTCATCAATGCCGACCTCGGCCCGCTCCACCGGGTCAGTCTCCGGCACGCCGTACGAATGCTGGTCCGGCGGGTCGCCGAGGTGCACGAGGCCGTACCCGACCGGCTGATCGGGGTCTACCCGGTCCCGACGGTGGTCCGGCTCGTCCGGTACGTCGTCACCAGGTGGCGCTTCAGTTCGGGACCGGCCTGGTCCCGGCCGGGTGTGCTGGCCCGGGACGGGCGCCGGTGCGGCTACTGCGGCGCTCCGGCGAGCACCGTCGACCACATCCTGCCCCGCTCCCGTGGTGGCCGGAACACCTGGACCAACACCGTCGCGTGCTGCGACGGCTGCAACCAGCGCAAGGCAGACCGCACCCCCGCCGAGGCGGGCATGGTGCTGCGGTCGGCGGCGACGGTCCCCGGTTGGGCCGCGCTGACCCGGCGCTGA
- a CDS encoding MFS transporter, which yields MSLLRHRDFRLLWIGQAGSTFGASVTSVALPLVAVATLDASTFQVALLTAAAWLPWLLVGLPAGALVDRLRCRPVMVTCDLVAALLFASVPVAGWLGALSIGHLLAVALAGGTVSVFFKTAYQVYLPTLLDRADLAEGNAKLQGTEAVAQVAGPGAAGLLASLVGAATALLADVLGFLCSAACLLSIRSREPRRAADPAAGLGRQIAEGVRFTARDPYLRVLTVWGGVSNLGLIGYQAILVVFLVREVGLGPGAVGGLVAVMSLGGVIGAAIATTLSRRLGSARALLLCALGAEPFGLLIPMTAPGARLALPVLAGVVIGAGVVAGNVVKAGFRQAYVPHRLLGRVSVTMQVVNLGTIPLGAVLGGALGTALGLRPAMWVITTGLALSGLILLVGPLRKRRDLPEPEHDAEPPEPDAELPAPARSVRRELLSAAER from the coding sequence ATGAGCCTGCTCCGGCATCGGGACTTCCGGCTGCTCTGGATCGGCCAGGCCGGCAGCACCTTCGGCGCCAGCGTCACCAGCGTGGCGCTGCCGCTGGTCGCGGTCGCCACCCTCGACGCCAGCACCTTCCAGGTGGCGCTGCTGACCGCCGCCGCGTGGCTGCCCTGGCTGCTGGTCGGGCTGCCGGCCGGCGCCCTGGTGGACCGGCTGCGCTGCCGGCCGGTGATGGTGACCTGCGACCTGGTCGCCGCGCTGCTCTTCGCCAGCGTGCCGGTCGCCGGCTGGCTCGGGGCACTCAGCATCGGGCACCTGCTGGCCGTCGCGCTGGCCGGCGGCACGGTGAGCGTCTTCTTCAAGACCGCGTACCAGGTCTACCTGCCCACCCTGCTCGACCGGGCCGACCTGGCCGAGGGGAACGCGAAGCTCCAGGGCACCGAGGCGGTCGCCCAGGTGGCCGGTCCGGGCGCCGCCGGCCTGCTGGCCAGCCTGGTCGGCGCGGCCACCGCGCTGCTGGCGGACGTGCTCGGCTTCCTCTGCTCGGCCGCCTGCCTGCTGTCGATCCGCAGCAGGGAGCCACGCCGGGCCGCCGATCCGGCGGCGGGTCTCGGCCGGCAGATCGCCGAGGGGGTACGCTTCACCGCCCGCGATCCCTACCTGCGGGTACTCACCGTCTGGGGTGGGGTCAGCAACCTCGGCCTGATCGGCTACCAGGCGATCCTGGTCGTCTTCCTGGTCCGCGAGGTCGGGCTCGGCCCGGGTGCCGTCGGCGGCCTGGTCGCCGTGATGAGCCTCGGCGGGGTCATCGGCGCCGCGATCGCCACCACGCTCTCCCGGCGACTCGGCAGTGCCCGCGCGCTGCTGCTCTGCGCCCTCGGCGCCGAACCCTTCGGACTGCTGATCCCGATGACCGCACCCGGTGCCCGGCTCGCCCTGCCGGTGCTCGCCGGAGTGGTGATCGGCGCCGGAGTGGTCGCCGGCAACGTGGTCAAGGCCGGCTTCCGCCAGGCGTACGTGCCACACCGGCTGCTCGGCCGGGTCAGCGTGACCATGCAGGTGGTCAACCTCGGCACCATCCCGCTCGGTGCCGTACTCGGCGGTGCCCTCGGTACGGCACTCGGGCTCCGCCCGGCGATGTGGGTGATCACCACCGGGCTGGCGCTGAGCGGGCTGATCCTGCTGGTCGGCCCGCTGCGCAAGCGCCGCGACCTGCCCGAACCGGAGCACGACGCCGAACCGCCGGAGCCCGACGCGGAACTCCCCGCGCCGGCCCGGTCAGTGCGTCGCGAACTGCTCAGCGCGGCTGAACGTTAG
- a CDS encoding DedA family protein yields MADWLVQVGELPSGVFLAVLGGVMMLDAIPLLGVLVPGDVAVLAAVGVGRPASLGAFLAVIGGCLGGWSLTFFAGRRFGARLRRSRTGAWIGEARWSAAERILGSGGGRMVMVAPFLPVLNALLPLAAGGLRMSYRRFLGFAAVGAVLWAGLYMVLGILARSVGGLLPGESFALLGTVGFGMVFGGLVLLGVRRRLAATVQG; encoded by the coding sequence GTGGCGGACTGGCTGGTTCAGGTGGGGGAACTGCCGTCGGGAGTCTTTCTGGCGGTGCTCGGCGGTGTCATGATGCTGGACGCGATTCCGCTGCTCGGCGTACTCGTACCGGGCGACGTCGCGGTACTGGCCGCGGTGGGGGTCGGCCGGCCGGCGAGTCTGGGGGCGTTCCTGGCGGTGATCGGCGGCTGCCTCGGCGGCTGGTCGCTGACCTTCTTCGCCGGTCGACGGTTCGGTGCCCGGCTGCGGCGCAGCCGTACCGGGGCGTGGATCGGGGAGGCGCGCTGGTCGGCCGCCGAGCGGATCCTCGGCAGTGGCGGGGGCCGGATGGTGATGGTCGCGCCGTTCCTGCCGGTGCTGAACGCGCTGCTGCCGCTCGCCGCGGGCGGGCTGCGGATGTCGTACCGGAGGTTCCTGGGTTTCGCGGCCGTCGGCGCGGTGCTCTGGGCCGGGCTCTACATGGTGCTCGGGATCCTGGCCCGGTCGGTCGGCGGGCTGCTGCCCGGCGAGTCGTTCGCGCTGCTCGGCACGGTGGGCTTCGGGATGGTCTTCGGCGGCCTCGTCCTGCTGGGCGTACGCCGCCGGCTCGCCGCGACGGTCCAGGGCTGA
- the rsgA gene encoding ribosome small subunit-dependent GTPase A, protein MTFDLASLGWDASAAAPYPERGDELRPGRVVRADRGICTVLGAGGPVRASLGGGVLIAAARDAVNLPCAGDWVLVRDWPDRRLTVEAVLPRRTAIVRRTADKDSSGQVLAANADAVAVIEPLHPSPDVARIERLIALAWESGATPLLVLTKCDLVADPSAVAEQLGQVAPGVEVLPVSAQRGTGLARLRPWIATGRTLALLGPSGAGKSTLVNALAGATVMTTQGVRGVDGKGRHTTTHRQLIPIPGGGAVLDTPGVRAVGLLDAAAGLDQAFADVTALVSACRFADCGHRGEPGCAIQVALETGELSPRRWASWQKLQREVAYETRRRDARLAAEERYKWKRIRKEQRSRGGPGR, encoded by the coding sequence ATGACCTTCGATCTCGCGTCCCTCGGTTGGGACGCGTCCGCGGCCGCTCCGTACCCGGAACGCGGCGACGAACTACGGCCCGGCCGGGTGGTCCGGGCCGACCGGGGGATCTGCACGGTGCTCGGTGCCGGGGGACCGGTCCGGGCCAGCCTCGGCGGCGGGGTACTGATCGCCGCCGCCCGGGACGCGGTCAACCTGCCCTGTGCGGGTGACTGGGTGCTGGTCCGCGACTGGCCGGACCGGCGACTGACCGTGGAGGCGGTGCTGCCCCGGCGTACCGCGATCGTGCGGCGGACCGCCGACAAGGACTCGTCCGGGCAGGTACTGGCGGCGAACGCCGACGCGGTGGCGGTGATCGAGCCGCTGCACCCGTCCCCGGACGTGGCCCGGATCGAGCGGCTGATCGCGCTGGCCTGGGAGTCCGGCGCCACCCCACTGCTGGTGCTCACCAAGTGCGACCTGGTGGCCGATCCGTCGGCGGTGGCCGAGCAGCTCGGCCAGGTGGCGCCCGGTGTCGAGGTGCTGCCGGTGAGCGCCCAGCGCGGGACCGGGCTGGCCCGGTTGCGTCCGTGGATCGCGACCGGCCGGACCCTGGCGCTGCTCGGGCCGTCCGGCGCCGGCAAGTCGACGCTGGTGAACGCGCTGGCCGGCGCGACGGTGATGACCACACAGGGGGTACGCGGGGTGGACGGCAAGGGCCGGCACACCACCACGCACCGGCAGCTGATCCCGATCCCGGGCGGGGGAGCGGTGCTGGACACCCCGGGCGTGCGGGCGGTCGGCCTGCTCGACGCGGCGGCCGGGCTGGACCAGGCCTTCGCCGATGTGACGGCGCTCGTCTCGGCCTGCCGGTTCGCCGACTGCGGGCACCGGGGCGAGCCGGGCTGCGCGATCCAGGTCGCGCTGGAGACCGGTGAACTGAGCCCCCGGCGCTGGGCGAGCTGGCAGAAACTCCAGCGCGAGGTGGCGTACGAGACACGCCGTCGGGACGCGCGGTTGGCGGCCGAGGAGCGGTACAAATGGAAGCGGATTCGCAAGGAGCAGCGGAGCCGGGGCGGCCCGGGGCGCTGA
- a CDS encoding DUF3618 domain-containing protein, which produces MTMGDGAGDVDRTRAEIDRRRAELGETVQALAAKTDVRARGSQKAEETTNRLRERSAQATGTVREKVAHLPDVVGQKVEQAQRRVGQMAADVGEQGARGAEVMGASVNRAGGIVRHNPVPFALGGVAVLVGVLTAGRRMAAARARRRRGWNAERLLRMARPMAPWWSAATRSVKRVSGSRLVRR; this is translated from the coding sequence ATGACGATGGGTGACGGCGCCGGGGACGTGGACCGGACCCGTGCGGAGATCGACAGACGGCGTGCCGAACTCGGCGAAACGGTCCAGGCGTTGGCGGCCAAGACGGACGTACGGGCCCGGGGCAGCCAGAAGGCCGAAGAGACCACGAACCGGCTCCGGGAACGCTCGGCACAGGCCACCGGGACGGTACGCGAGAAGGTCGCGCATCTGCCGGACGTGGTCGGCCAGAAGGTGGAACAGGCGCAGCGGAGGGTGGGTCAGATGGCCGCGGATGTCGGCGAGCAGGGCGCCCGAGGCGCCGAAGTGATGGGCGCCTCGGTCAACCGGGCGGGTGGGATCGTCCGGCACAATCCGGTGCCGTTCGCCCTCGGTGGTGTCGCGGTGCTCGTCGGCGTGCTGACGGCGGGCCGGCGCATGGCGGCCGCCCGGGCCAGGCGCCGGCGCGGCTGGAACGCCGAACGGCTGCTGCGGATGGCCCGGCCGATGGCTCCGTGGTGGTCGGCGGCGACCAGATCCGTGAAGCGGGTCTCCGGGTCCCGGCTCGTCCGTCGCTGA
- a CDS encoding phage holin family protein translates to MADTRASTSTSGDGATTPELVQRAAEQISGLLREELALAQLEMSEKGKRAGLGAGLFGGGGALALYAGAALVAAAVVALSYVIPAALAALVVGVVLAAIAGLLARSGRKQVRRATPAMPRSTVGSLRADAETVRNAAKDRGRS, encoded by the coding sequence ATGGCAGACACCCGGGCCAGCACGAGTACCAGCGGCGACGGAGCCACCACACCCGAGCTGGTGCAGCGAGCCGCCGAGCAGATCTCCGGACTGCTCCGCGAGGAACTCGCCCTGGCCCAGCTGGAGATGTCGGAGAAGGGCAAGCGAGCGGGACTCGGCGCCGGACTGTTCGGTGGCGGCGGCGCTCTGGCCCTCTACGCCGGTGCCGCGCTGGTCGCCGCCGCCGTGGTGGCGTTGAGCTACGTCATCCCGGCAGCGCTGGCCGCACTCGTCGTCGGCGTCGTCCTGGCCGCTATCGCGGGACTGCTCGCGCGGTCCGGCCGCAAACAGGTCCGCCGTGCGACGCCGGCGATGCCGAGATCGACGGTGGGAAGCCTGCGCGCCGATGCCGAAACGGTACGGAACGCGGCGAAGGATCGGGGACGGTCATGA
- a CDS encoding maleylpyruvate isomerase family mycothiol-dependent enzyme translates to MTLDPLALLPEVDRATARLLRTVDGLDDAAIGEPSLLPGWTRGHVLTHLARNADSFVNLLTSARTGADIPQYPSPAARNAEIAAGAARPAAAQLADLRASAQRFVDAAAELPTEAWAAQVRSARGLRPAATLAWGRLREVEVHHVDLAAGYRTADWPDAFGQRLLHEVVHDLAERDDPLALVLVPAETGQPLTVGTGRGRPVGIPAPESGPELRTVAGPAHELAGWLTGRSAGTSLVVTPAGPLPAPPPWI, encoded by the coding sequence GTGACACTCGACCCGCTCGCGCTGCTGCCCGAGGTGGACCGGGCGACGGCCCGGCTGTTGCGGACCGTCGACGGGCTCGACGACGCGGCGATCGGCGAGCCGTCCCTGCTTCCCGGCTGGACCCGGGGACACGTCCTCACCCACCTCGCCCGGAACGCCGACAGCTTCGTCAACCTGCTGACCTCGGCGCGTACCGGTGCGGACATCCCGCAGTACCCGAGCCCGGCGGCCCGGAACGCGGAGATCGCGGCCGGCGCGGCCCGGCCGGCCGCCGCCCAGCTCGCCGATCTGCGGGCCAGCGCGCAACGCTTCGTCGACGCGGCCGCGGAACTGCCGACGGAGGCCTGGGCCGCGCAGGTCCGCTCCGCCCGCGGGCTGCGTCCGGCCGCCACCCTGGCCTGGGGACGGCTGCGCGAGGTGGAGGTGCACCACGTCGACCTCGCCGCCGGCTACCGGACCGCCGACTGGCCGGACGCGTTCGGCCAGCGGCTGCTGCACGAGGTGGTGCACGACCTGGCCGAGCGGGACGATCCACTCGCCCTGGTGCTGGTGCCGGCGGAGACCGGGCAGCCGCTGACCGTCGGCACCGGCCGGGGTCGGCCAGTGGGCATCCCGGCGCCGGAGAGCGGCCCGGAGCTGCGTACCGTCGCCGGCCCGGCACACGAACTGGCCGGCTGGCTGACCGGCCGCAGCGCCGGTACCAGCCTCGTCGTCACGCCGGCCGGGCCACTGCCGGCACCCCCGCCCTGGATCTGA
- a CDS encoding cold-shock protein, whose translation MASGTVKWFNSEKGFGFIEQDGGGPDVFVHYSAIATSGYRELNEGQKVEFDVTQGDKGPQAANVQPR comes from the coding sequence ATGGCAAGCGGAACCGTCAAGTGGTTCAACTCGGAAAAGGGCTTCGGCTTCATCGAGCAGGACGGCGGGGGGCCGGACGTCTTCGTCCACTACTCCGCGATCGCGACGTCCGGCTACCGCGAGCTCAACGAGGGGCAGAAGGTCGAGTTCGACGTCACCCAGGGCGACAAGGGCCCGCAGGCGGCTAACGTTCAGCCGCGCTGA
- a CDS encoding helix-turn-helix transcriptional regulator: MKREVRQVTDSRVLAAMSHPLRRRLMDVLKVYGPATVSALAERTGQAVANVSHHLKVLAAADLVQEAPELARDRRERWWRLVSAGLRWSSADFADDPSREAVQQAAVSLNLDRQVGLVRDWHATGPDERAAWGEAPFSTDRWLRFTPAELAEFEAELLALLARWGDRELPEDGQRREPVFFFAYGIPAQP; encoded by the coding sequence ATGAAGAGAGAGGTCCGCCAGGTCACCGACTCCCGGGTGCTGGCCGCGATGTCCCACCCACTGCGCCGCCGGCTGATGGACGTGCTCAAGGTCTACGGCCCGGCCACCGTCAGCGCGCTGGCCGAGCGCACCGGCCAGGCGGTGGCGAACGTCAGCCACCACCTGAAGGTGCTCGCCGCCGCCGACCTGGTCCAGGAGGCCCCCGAACTGGCCCGGGACCGCCGGGAGCGGTGGTGGCGGCTGGTCTCGGCCGGGCTGCGCTGGTCCAGCGCCGACTTCGCCGACGACCCGTCCCGGGAGGCGGTGCAGCAGGCCGCCGTCTCACTCAACCTCGACCGCCAGGTCGGGCTGGTCCGGGACTGGCACGCCACCGGTCCCGACGAGCGGGCCGCCTGGGGTGAGGCGCCCTTCTCCACCGACCGCTGGCTGCGGTTCACCCCGGCCGAACTGGCCGAGTTCGAGGCCGAACTGCTCGCCCTGCTCGCCCGGTGGGGCGACCGCGAGCTGCCCGAGGACGGGCAGCGCCGCGAGCCGGTCTTCTTCTTCGCCTACGGCATCCCGGCCCAGCCCTGA
- a CDS encoding SCO4848 family membrane protein: MVLSRRWAGFLILVGVWTWVIWPRFAVAIWNDARAWSTGEIGQGSPTGFLWCTRC, translated from the coding sequence ATGGTGTTGTCGCGGCGCTGGGCCGGTTTCCTGATCCTGGTCGGTGTGTGGACCTGGGTGATCTGGCCCCGGTTCGCCGTCGCGATCTGGAACGACGCCCGAGCCTGGTCGACCGGGGAGATCGGGCAGGGCAGCCCGACCGGTTTCCTCTGGTGCACGCGCTGCTGA
- a CDS encoding alpha/beta fold hydrolase: protein MTQIHYLRRPEGRLGYELWDGDGPLVICSPGMGELRQSYRLLAPRLVEAGYRVAVLDIRGHGDSDASFSRYDDVALASDLLALLDELGGSGYLVGNSMGAGAAVIAAADAPAKVRGLALLGPFVRQPAGAAVLNLLFRIMLVRPWGPAAFLGYYPKWVPGTKPEGYREHLARVRDNLRRPGHWRAFVRTTRTSHEPARQRLPEVSAPAVVLMGAADVDWKDPAAEARWIGEQLGAEVVMLPGVGHFPQAQAPEAVAAAVTRLVERVR, encoded by the coding sequence ATGACACAGATCCACTACCTCCGCCGCCCCGAGGGGCGCCTCGGCTACGAACTCTGGGACGGCGACGGCCCACTGGTGATCTGCTCGCCGGGGATGGGCGAGCTGCGCCAGTCGTACCGGCTGCTCGCGCCGAGGCTGGTCGAGGCGGGCTACCGGGTGGCCGTGCTGGACATCCGGGGGCACGGCGACAGCGACGCCAGCTTCTCCCGGTACGACGACGTCGCCCTCGCCAGCGACCTGCTCGCGCTCCTCGACGAACTCGGCGGGTCCGGCTACCTGGTCGGCAACTCGATGGGCGCCGGAGCCGCCGTGATCGCCGCCGCCGACGCCCCGGCGAAGGTACGCGGACTCGCCCTGCTCGGGCCCTTCGTCCGGCAGCCCGCCGGCGCCGCCGTGCTGAACCTGCTCTTCCGGATCATGCTCGTCCGGCCCTGGGGCCCGGCGGCCTTCCTCGGCTACTACCCCAAGTGGGTGCCCGGCACCAAGCCCGAGGGGTACCGGGAGCACCTCGCCCGTGTCCGGGACAACCTGCGCCGCCCCGGACACTGGCGGGCCTTCGTGCGGACCACCCGCACCTCGCACGAGCCGGCCCGGCAGCGGCTGCCCGAGGTGTCCGCCCCGGCCGTCGTCCTGATGGGCGCCGCCGACGTGGACTGGAAGGACCCGGCGGCCGAGGCCCGGTGGATCGGCGAACAGCTCGGGGCCGAGGTGGTGATGCTCCCCGGCGTGGGCCACTTCCCGCAGGCGCAAGCCCCCGAGGCGGTCGCCGCCGCGGTGACCCGGCTGGTCGAACGGGTCCGTTGA
- a CDS encoding MBL fold metallo-hydrolase codes for MSYTGDVVTDGPPDVRELAGLTVSKLSVGPMDNNAYLLRCNSTGEQVLIDAANEAPRLLELVGDAGLAAVVTTHQHMDHWVALEEVVASTGARSLVHAADADGLPIPSEPLTDGDRIRVGDREIEVIHIVGHTPGSVALLYRDDADGTHLFTGDSLFPGGPGRTTNPNEFAQIMDDLEAKVFDVLPDDTWFYPGHGRDSTLGAERPSIPEWRARGW; via the coding sequence ATGAGCTACACCGGAGACGTCGTCACCGACGGTCCGCCCGACGTACGCGAGCTGGCCGGGCTCACCGTCAGCAAGCTGTCGGTCGGCCCGATGGACAACAACGCGTACCTGCTGCGCTGCAACTCGACCGGCGAGCAGGTGTTGATCGACGCGGCCAACGAGGCGCCCCGGCTGCTGGAACTGGTCGGCGACGCCGGGCTGGCCGCCGTGGTGACCACGCACCAGCACATGGACCACTGGGTGGCGCTGGAGGAGGTGGTGGCCAGCACCGGCGCCCGTTCGCTGGTGCACGCCGCCGACGCGGACGGGCTGCCGATCCCCTCCGAGCCGCTCACCGACGGCGACCGGATCCGGGTCGGTGACCGCGAAATCGAGGTGATCCACATCGTCGGGCACACCCCGGGCTCCGTCGCGCTGCTCTATCGGGACGACGCCGACGGGACGCACCTGTTCACCGGGGACTCGCTCTTTCCCGGCGGCCCGGGGAGGACGACCAACCCGAACGAGTTCGCGCAGATCATGGACGACCTGGAGGCCAAGGTCTTCGACGTCCTGCCGGACGACACCTGGTTCTACCCCGGCCACGGCCGGGACTCGACCCTCGGCGCGGAGCGCCCGTCGATCCCGGAGTGGCGGGCCCGGGGCTGGTAG
- the iolD gene encoding 3D-(3,5/4)-trihydroxycyclohexane-1,2-dione acylhydrolase (decyclizing) — protein MTTTTRLTVGQALLRFLAAQWTERDGVRHRLFAGCFGIFGHGNVAGLGQALAEHEIAGAPGLRYLPARNEQAMVHAAVGYARMRNRLSTWACTSSIGPGATNMVTGAALATINRLPVLLLPGDAFATRVATPVLQELEDPRAPDVSVNDCFRPVSRFFDRIHRPEQLPGALLGAVRVLTDPAETGAVTLALPQDVQAEAYDWPVELFAERTWHVPRPVPEPAALARAAELLRTARRPLLVAGGGVLYAEATAALREFAEVTGVPVAVTQAGKGALPSDHPLAVGALGVTGGHAANELAADADVVLGVGTRYTDFTTASRTLFADPGVRFVNLNVAAFDAAKLSAVPVRADARAGLEALTGALAGWSAPAGHRRRAERLAAGWAATVRAVYARRHTPLPAQTEVLGVLDEVVGPRDVLVCAAGSLPGELHRLWRVRDPLGYHVEYGYSCMGYEIAGGLGVKLAAPDREVFVLVGDGSYLMMAQELVTSVAEGIKLVVVLVQNHGYASIGALSESVGGQRFGTSHRYRDPESGRLAGPVLPVDLAANAASLGAEVFRARGVDELRVALGRARESGRTAVVHVETDPLAPGPAGGAWWDVPVAEVSALESAVEARVAYERGRAARRNYLQP, from the coding sequence ATGACGACGACGACCAGACTCACCGTCGGGCAGGCGCTGCTCCGGTTCCTCGCCGCGCAGTGGACCGAACGCGACGGCGTACGGCACCGGCTCTTCGCCGGCTGTTTCGGCATCTTCGGGCACGGCAACGTCGCCGGGCTCGGTCAGGCACTTGCCGAGCACGAGATCGCCGGTGCCCCCGGGCTGCGCTACCTGCCGGCCCGCAACGAGCAGGCGATGGTGCACGCCGCGGTCGGCTACGCCCGGATGCGCAACCGGCTGAGCACCTGGGCCTGCACCAGTTCGATCGGCCCGGGTGCCACCAACATGGTCACCGGGGCGGCGCTGGCCACCATCAACCGGCTGCCGGTACTGCTGCTGCCCGGCGACGCGTTCGCCACCCGGGTGGCGACGCCGGTGCTCCAGGAGCTGGAGGATCCGCGCGCGCCCGACGTCTCGGTCAACGACTGCTTCCGGCCGGTCTCCCGGTTCTTCGACCGGATCCACCGGCCGGAGCAGTTGCCCGGGGCCCTGCTCGGTGCGGTGCGGGTGCTCACCGATCCGGCCGAGACCGGGGCGGTGACCCTGGCGCTGCCGCAGGACGTGCAGGCCGAGGCGTACGACTGGCCGGTCGAACTCTTCGCCGAGCGGACCTGGCACGTACCCCGGCCGGTGCCGGAGCCGGCGGCGCTGGCCCGGGCGGCGGAGCTGCTGCGGACGGCCCGCCGCCCGCTGCTGGTGGCCGGCGGCGGCGTGCTCTACGCCGAGGCGACCGCCGCGCTGCGCGAGTTCGCCGAGGTGACCGGCGTGCCGGTGGCGGTGACCCAGGCCGGCAAGGGTGCGCTGCCGTCGGACCATCCGCTGGCGGTCGGCGCGCTGGGGGTGACCGGCGGGCACGCCGCCAACGAGTTGGCCGCCGACGCCGACGTGGTGCTCGGGGTCGGCACCCGGTACACCGACTTCACCACCGCCTCCCGGACGCTCTTCGCCGATCCGGGGGTGCGGTTCGTCAACCTGAACGTGGCCGCCTTCGACGCGGCGAAGCTCTCGGCGGTGCCGGTGCGGGCCGACGCCCGGGCCGGGCTGGAGGCGCTGACCGGGGCGCTTGCCGGCTGGTCCGCCCCGGCCGGGCACCGGCGGCGGGCCGAGCGGCTCGCCGCCGGCTGGGCGGCGACGGTCCGGGCGGTCTACGCGCGTCGGCACACGCCGCTGCCGGCCCAGACCGAGGTGCTGGGGGTACTCGACGAGGTGGTCGGCCCCCGGGACGTGCTGGTCTGCGCGGCCGGCTCGCTGCCCGGGGAGCTGCACCGGCTCTGGCGGGTACGCGACCCGCTCGGCTACCACGTGGAGTACGGCTACTCCTGCATGGGCTACGAGATCGCCGGCGGTCTCGGGGTGAAGCTGGCCGCGCCGGACCGGGAGGTCTTCGTCCTGGTGGGGGACGGCTCCTACCTGATGATGGCCCAGGAGCTGGTGACCTCGGTAGCCGAGGGGATCAAGCTGGTCGTGGTCCTGGTGCAGAACCACGGGTACGCCTCGATCGGCGCGCTCTCGGAGTCGGTCGGCGGGCAGCGGTTCGGCACCTCCCACCGCTACCGCGACCCGGAGAGCGGGCGGCTGGCCGGGCCGGTGTTGCCGGTGGATCTGGCCGCGAACGCGGCGAGCCTGGGTGCCGAGGTGTTCCGGGCCCGGGGTGTCGACGAGTTGCGGGTGGCGCTGGGCAGGGCGCGGGAGTCCGGGCGTACCGCGGTGGTGCACGTCGAGACCGATCCGCTGGCGCCGGGGCCGGCCGGCGGTGCCTGGTGGGACGTGCCGGTGGCCGAGGTGTCGGCGCTGGAGAGCGCGGTCGAGGCGCGGGTGGCGTACGAGCGGGGCAGAGCCGCCCGGCGCAACTATTTGCAACCGTAG